A genomic region of Pontibaca methylaminivorans contains the following coding sequences:
- a CDS encoding NAD-dependent succinate-semialdehyde dehydrogenase, protein MIARTTDLAALLADPDLLADCAYIDGQWVEGDDGRFDVQNPARGDVIARVADLSRSQVAGAIAQAEAAQKEWARWTGKERASALRRWFDLMTRHQDDLATILTAEQGKPLAEAKGEIAYGAGFVEFFAEEAKRIRGEILPAHARDKRISVIRQPIGVAAAITPWNFPNAMIARKAAPALAAGCSFIARPAGATPLSALAMAVLADRAGIPAGIFNVVTSSAAGEIGKEFCRNPSVRKLSFTGSTEVGRILLRQAAEQVKKCSMELGGNAPFIVFDDADVDAAVEGAILCKFRASGQTCVCANRIYVQEGIHDSFVERLTARVAELRIGDGLDPGVDLGPLIDRAAVEKLQGHIADAREKGGEVILGGDTADTSGSFFPPTILTGATSDMLFAQEEIFGPLAPIFRFRDEDEVIALANDTIFGLASYFYARDLGRVTRVAEALEYGIVGINTGLISTELAPFGGIKQSGLGREGSHHGIDEYLELKYICTSV, encoded by the coding sequence ATGATCGCAAGAACCACCGATCTCGCCGCGCTGCTCGCCGACCCCGACCTGCTGGCGGACTGCGCCTATATCGACGGGCAATGGGTCGAAGGCGACGACGGCCGCTTCGACGTGCAGAACCCGGCCCGCGGCGATGTCATCGCCCGCGTCGCCGACCTGAGCCGCAGCCAGGTTGCGGGCGCCATCGCCCAGGCCGAGGCGGCACAGAAGGAATGGGCGCGCTGGACCGGAAAGGAGCGCGCCTCGGCGCTGCGCCGCTGGTTCGACCTCATGACGCGCCACCAGGACGATCTCGCCACGATTCTCACCGCCGAACAGGGCAAACCCCTTGCCGAGGCGAAAGGAGAAATCGCCTATGGCGCCGGTTTCGTCGAATTCTTCGCCGAAGAGGCCAAGCGCATCCGCGGCGAGATCCTGCCCGCCCATGCGCGTGACAAGCGCATCTCGGTGATCCGCCAGCCGATCGGCGTCGCCGCCGCGATCACGCCCTGGAATTTCCCGAACGCGATGATCGCGCGCAAGGCCGCGCCGGCGCTGGCCGCCGGCTGTTCCTTCATCGCCCGGCCCGCAGGCGCGACCCCGCTGTCGGCCCTTGCCATGGCCGTTCTGGCCGACCGCGCCGGCATCCCGGCCGGGATCTTCAACGTCGTGACCTCCTCCGCCGCCGGCGAGATCGGCAAGGAATTCTGCCGCAACCCATCCGTGCGCAAACTGAGCTTCACAGGCAGCACCGAGGTCGGGCGCATCCTGCTGCGCCAGGCGGCGGAACAGGTCAAGAAATGCTCGATGGAGCTTGGCGGCAATGCCCCCTTCATCGTCTTCGACGATGCCGACGTCGATGCCGCGGTCGAGGGGGCGATCCTCTGCAAGTTCCGCGCCAGCGGTCAGACCTGTGTCTGCGCCAACCGGATCTATGTGCAGGAGGGCATCCACGACAGCTTCGTGGAACGGCTGACGGCCCGGGTCGCAGAACTCAGGATCGGCGACGGGCTCGACCCGGGGGTCGACCTCGGCCCGCTGATCGACAGGGCGGCGGTCGAAAAGCTGCAGGGCCACATCGCCGATGCCCGGGAAAAGGGTGGCGAAGTGATCCTGGGCGGGGACACCGCCGACACCTCCGGCAGCTTCTTCCCCCCCACCATCCTCACCGGCGCCACCTCCGACATGCTGTTCGCGCAGGAGGAAATCTTCGGCCCGCTCGCCCCGATCTTCCGCTTCAGGGACGAAGACGAGGTGATCGCGCTCGCCAATGACACGATCTTCGGCCTCGCCTCATATTTCTACGCCCGCGACCTCGGGCGGGTGACACGGGTGGCCGAAGCCCTCGAATACGGGATCGTCGGCATCAACACCGGCCTCATCAGCACCGAGCTCGCCCCTTTCGGCGGCATCAAGCAATCCGGCCTCGGGCGCGAAGGCAGCCATCACGGCATCGACGAATATCTTGAACTGAAATACATCTGCACCTCGGTCTAG
- the phbB gene encoding acetoacetyl-CoA reductase, giving the protein MARTALVTGGSRGIGAAISKALKAAGYNVAATYAGNDEAAAAFTSETGIKTYKWNVADYDESKAGIEKVEAEVGQIDIVVANAGITRDAPFHKMTPEQWKDVVDTNLTGVFNTVHPVWPGMRERKFGRVIVISSINGQKGQFAQVNYAATKAGDLGIVKSLAQEGARAGITANAVCPGYIATDMVMAVPEKVRESIIAQIPAGRLGEPEEIARCVVFLASDDAGFINGSTISANGAQFFV; this is encoded by the coding sequence ATGGCACGAACAGCACTCGTCACCGGCGGCAGCCGCGGCATCGGTGCGGCGATCTCGAAGGCATTGAAGGCAGCCGGCTACAACGTAGCGGCCACCTATGCCGGCAATGACGAGGCCGCTGCTGCATTTACCAGCGAAACCGGCATCAAGACCTACAAATGGAACGTCGCCGACTACGATGAAAGCAAGGCCGGGATCGAAAAGGTCGAAGCCGAGGTCGGCCAGATCGACATCGTGGTGGCGAATGCCGGCATCACCCGCGACGCGCCGTTCCACAAGATGACCCCGGAGCAGTGGAAGGATGTCGTCGACACCAACCTGACCGGTGTCTTCAACACCGTTCACCCCGTCTGGCCCGGCATGCGCGAGCGCAAGTTCGGCCGCGTCATCGTCATCAGCTCGATCAACGGGCAGAAGGGACAGTTCGCCCAGGTCAACTATGCGGCGACCAAGGCCGGCGATCTCGGGATCGTGAAGTCGCTTGCCCAGGAAGGCGCGCGCGCCGGCATCACCGCCAACGCGGTCTGCCCGGGCTATATCGCCACCGACATGGTGATGGCGGTTCCGGAAAAGGTCCGCGAAAGCATCATCGCGCAGATTCCGGCCGGGCGCCTTGGCGAACCCGAGGAAATCGCCCGTTGCGTGGTGTTCCTCGCCTCTGATGACGCGGGCTTCATCAACGGCTCGACCATCAGCGCGAACGGCGCGCAGTTCTTCGTCTGA
- a CDS encoding putative signal transducing protein, with protein MKELLRSTDPTVMAFASVLLRGEDIDCFEFDVNMSILEGGIGILPRRMMVREADFDRALSVLRDNDILPAG; from the coding sequence ATGAAGGAACTTCTGCGCAGCACCGATCCGACGGTCATGGCCTTTGCATCCGTTCTCCTTCGGGGCGAGGATATAGACTGCTTTGAATTCGACGTAAACATGAGCATCCTCGAAGGTGGCATCGGAATTCTGCCCCGGCGCATGATGGTGCGCGAGGCCGATTTCGACCGCGCGCTTTCGGTGCTGCGCGACAATGACATCCTGCCCGCCGGATGA
- a CDS encoding polyprenyl synthetase family protein — translation MDSILSPTPLDRLAAELGSDMEAVSTLIRKRMVSRHAPRIPEVTAHLVEAGGKRLRPMLTLAAARICGYEGPWHVHLAATVEFIHTATLLHDDVVDESAQRRGRPTANLLWDNKSSVLVGDYLFARSFQLMVEPGNLRVLGILSNAAATIAEGEVLQLSAARDLATGEDTYLQIVRGKTAALFSAATESGAVIAGAPEDHARALFEYGDALGIAFQIADDLLDYQGNSSATGKNIGDDFRDRKLTLPLIKAIAAASPEERSFWKRVIETSRQEEGDIDTALALMERHGALAATREDALRWAERARDALRTLPDHPVRHILHDLADYVVARLL, via the coding sequence ATGGACAGTATTCTCTCTCCGACGCCGCTTGACCGTCTCGCCGCCGAACTCGGCAGCGACATGGAAGCGGTCAGCACCCTGATCCGCAAGCGGATGGTGTCGCGCCATGCGCCGCGCATCCCCGAAGTGACCGCCCACCTGGTCGAGGCCGGCGGCAAGCGGCTGCGGCCCATGCTGACTCTCGCCGCGGCCCGGATCTGCGGCTACGAGGGGCCCTGGCATGTCCACCTCGCCGCAACGGTCGAATTCATCCATACCGCGACGCTGCTGCACGACGACGTGGTCGATGAAAGCGCCCAGCGCCGGGGCCGCCCCACCGCGAACCTGCTCTGGGACAACAAGTCGAGCGTGCTGGTCGGCGACTACCTGTTCGCCCGCAGCTTCCAGCTCATGGTCGAGCCCGGGAACCTGCGCGTGCTCGGGATCCTTTCGAACGCCGCCGCCACCATCGCCGAAGGCGAGGTGCTGCAGCTTTCCGCCGCGCGCGATCTCGCCACCGGCGAGGATACCTATCTCCAGATCGTCCGCGGCAAGACCGCGGCGCTGTTCTCGGCCGCGACCGAATCGGGCGCGGTGATCGCCGGCGCGCCGGAGGACCACGCCCGCGCGCTGTTCGAATACGGCGACGCCCTCGGCATCGCCTTCCAGATCGCGGACGACCTGCTCGACTACCAGGGTAACAGCAGCGCCACCGGCAAGAACATCGGCGACGATTTCCGCGACCGGAAACTCACCCTTCCCCTGATCAAGGCGATCGCCGCCGCAAGCCCCGAAGAACGCAGCTTCTGGAAACGGGTGATCGAGACCAGCCGGCAGGAAGAGGGCGACATCGACACCGCACTTGCGCTGATGGAGCGTCACGGCGCCCTTGCCGCGACCCGCGAGGACGCCCTTCGCTGGGCCGAACGCGCGCGCGACGCGCTCCGCACGCTCCCCGACCATCCGGTGCGCCACATTCTCCACGATCTAGCGGATTACGTCGTCGCCCGCCTCCTCTAG
- a CDS encoding YdcH family protein, with product MSLNAHLTELKRKHRLLSNEVEQAERSPGTDGLYVTELKKQKLKLKEEIERLSH from the coding sequence ATGAGCCTGAACGCGCATCTGACGGAACTGAAGCGTAAGCATCGCCTGCTGAGCAACGAGGTCGAGCAGGCCGAACGATCGCCGGGCACGGATGGGCTGTATGTGACTGAACTCAAGAAGCAAAAGCTGAAGCTCAAGGAAGAGATCGAGCGCCTGTCCCACTAG
- a CDS encoding sulfotransferase family protein, translating to MNFPGTWMTESGSVVYRVVPKCACSTIGQILYYSDHGRFFDGDIHDADTGLHKWAFETSQEPIRRNVLGHESYSFTCVRNPYTRILSSFFDKICGIQRNGRRYRGNLVPSLIYNYGIEVGGEDGQEEFDQIRSFRRFLLFARDTIRFRRPMEPDIHWSAMSGHVGTFIANGGTYDRVIWTEAFEEGMTQVLANMEMRHPVDLAAVPRFNESEGHGPTRAHPVEAYFDDLSMHLVYEIYKQDFELFRYDAGNPGNKMPVGEIDLEELHAKLGA from the coding sequence ATGAATTTTCCCGGTACCTGGATGACCGAAAGCGGCAGCGTCGTTTATCGGGTCGTGCCGAAATGCGCCTGTTCGACCATCGGCCAGATTCTCTATTATTCGGATCACGGCCGGTTCTTCGACGGGGATATCCACGACGCCGACACGGGCCTGCACAAATGGGCCTTCGAAACCAGCCAGGAGCCGATCCGGCGCAATGTGCTGGGGCACGAGAGCTACAGCTTTACCTGTGTGCGCAACCCCTATACGCGGATCCTTTCGTCGTTCTTCGACAAGATCTGCGGTATCCAGCGCAACGGGCGGCGCTATCGCGGCAATCTGGTGCCGTCACTGATCTATAATTACGGGATCGAGGTCGGCGGCGAGGACGGGCAGGAGGAGTTCGACCAGATCCGCTCGTTCCGCCGCTTTCTGCTGTTTGCCCGTGACACGATCCGCTTCCGCCGCCCGATGGAGCCCGATATCCACTGGTCGGCAATGTCGGGCCATGTGGGCACGTTCATCGCCAATGGCGGCACCTATGACCGCGTGATCTGGACCGAAGCCTTCGAGGAGGGCATGACGCAGGTGCTGGCCAATATGGAGATGCGCCACCCGGTCGATCTGGCGGCGGTTCCGCGCTTCAACGAAAGCGAGGGCCACGGGCCGACGCGTGCCCATCCGGTCGAGGCGTATTTCGACGACCTTTCGATGCATCTGGTTTACGAGATCTACAAGCAGGATTTCGAGCTGTTCCGTTACGATGCCGGAAATCCGGGCAACAAGATGCCGGTGGGCGAGATCGACCTTGAGGAACTCCACGCCAAGCTTGGCGCCTGA
- a CDS encoding DUF5928 domain-containing protein, translating into MARIAYILLCHKDPDTVIRRARQLTAAGDCMAIHFDARASRSDYRRIRAALDGDPNVSFVRRPVKCGWGEWSLVEATLRATAAALDAFPRATHVYMLSGDCMAIKSAQYAHRFLDDIDADFIESFDFFESDWIKTGIREERLIYRHFLNERRHKRLFYASLALQQALGLRRRIPADLDIRIGSQWWCLRRRTVERIIAMTQERRDVMRFFRTTWIPDETFFQTLVHHLVPEEEIRSRTLTFLMFSDYGMPVTFYNDHYNLLLSQDYLFARKISPEAHDLHERLGTLYAARDAAFQISNEGTSIYRFLTGRGRMGRRFAPRFWETESSLGRERELMIIACKKWHVAKRLVGRIRTTAGLPAVDYLFNEETTPLPDLGGIQKTLEKRTRHRRALMRMLFDWFGTDRLVICMDTASLDLMHDFFSDRSVTRLLEIECLYSDDFLSGHAKRIGLAGEQTDAEALDRLLPTIRNAINDEADLIRDAGFARHGRISETASVAANAAVLAEFLTIPEATALDLLQGGDLFD; encoded by the coding sequence ATGGCTCGAATTGCCTATATCCTGCTCTGCCACAAGGATCCCGATACCGTCATCCGCCGGGCCCGGCAGCTGACCGCCGCCGGCGACTGCATGGCGATCCATTTCGATGCCCGCGCCAGCCGGTCCGATTACCGCCGCATCCGGGCCGCGCTCGACGGTGATCCGAACGTGAGCTTCGTGCGCCGGCCCGTGAAATGCGGCTGGGGCGAATGGTCGCTGGTCGAGGCGACGCTGCGGGCCACCGCCGCCGCGCTCGACGCCTTCCCCCGCGCCACGCATGTCTACATGCTCTCGGGCGACTGCATGGCGATCAAGTCGGCGCAATACGCCCATCGCTTCCTTGACGACATTGATGCCGACTTCATCGAAAGCTTCGACTTCTTCGAAAGCGACTGGATCAAGACCGGCATCCGCGAGGAACGGCTGATCTACCGCCATTTCCTCAACGAACGCCGCCACAAGCGCCTGTTCTATGCCTCGCTCGCGCTGCAGCAGGCGCTCGGCCTGCGGCGGCGGATCCCGGCCGATCTCGATATCCGGATCGGAAGCCAGTGGTGGTGCCTGCGGCGCCGCACGGTCGAAAGAATCATCGCCATGACGCAGGAGCGCCGCGACGTGATGCGCTTCTTCCGCACCACCTGGATCCCGGACGAGACCTTCTTCCAGACCCTCGTGCATCACCTGGTGCCCGAGGAGGAGATCCGCAGCCGCACCCTCACCTTCCTGATGTTTTCCGACTACGGGATGCCGGTCACCTTCTACAACGATCACTATAACCTGCTGCTGTCCCAGGATTATCTCTTCGCCCGCAAGATCAGCCCCGAGGCGCATGACCTGCACGAACGGCTCGGGACGCTCTATGCCGCACGCGACGCGGCGTTCCAGATCTCGAACGAGGGAACCAGCATCTATCGTTTCCTGACCGGGCGCGGCCGCATGGGGCGCCGCTTCGCCCCCCGGTTCTGGGAAACCGAAAGCTCGCTCGGGCGCGAGCGGGAACTGATGATCATCGCCTGCAAGAAATGGCATGTGGCCAAGCGCCTGGTGGGGCGGATCCGCACAACGGCCGGCCTGCCGGCGGTCGATTACCTCTTCAACGAGGAAACCACCCCCCTGCCCGACCTCGGCGGCATCCAGAAGACGCTCGAGAAACGCACCCGCCACCGCCGCGCATTGATGCGGATGCTGTTCGACTGGTTCGGGACCGACCGGCTCGTCATCTGCATGGATACGGCCAGTCTCGATCTCATGCATGATTTCTTTTCCGACCGCTCCGTCACCCGCCTGCTCGAGATCGAATGCCTCTATTCCGACGATTTCCTGAGCGGCCACGCAAAACGCATCGGGCTAGCCGGCGAACAGACCGATGCCGAGGCGCTCGACCGGCTGTTGCCGACGATCCGCAACGCCATCAATGACGAGGCCGACCTGATACGCGACGCCGGCTTCGCCCGCCACGGGCGCATCAGCGAAACCGCCTCGGTCGCGGCCAACGCGGCGGTGCTTGCCGAATTCCTGACCATTCCCGAGGCCACCGCGCTGGACCTCCTGCAGGGCGGCGACCTGTTCGACTGA
- the yddG gene encoding aromatic amino acid exporter YddG, with translation MEQQRATMIGFGAVLLWSLLALLTVWSAPVPPLLLNAICFAIGGTIGILWCRATNSLAELRRVSWRVYVFGTLGLFGYHALYFSALRLAPAAEAGLIAYLWPLLIVLFSGLLPGESLRPGHLAGALLSFAGAALILTGAGDLGFRAQYLPGYGLALLCALTWSGYSVLSRLVGHAPTSSVAVFCLLSALLSLLLHLVFEPTRWPDGATGWLATLGLGLGPVGLAFYLWDVGVKRGDIQLLGTSSYAAPLLSTLILVLAGVASASWTLAVAALLITAGAVVAARARRRD, from the coding sequence ATGGAGCAACAGCGCGCCACCATGATCGGCTTCGGAGCGGTCCTGCTCTGGTCGCTGCTGGCGCTGCTCACCGTCTGGTCGGCCCCGGTGCCGCCGCTCCTGCTGAACGCAATCTGCTTTGCGATCGGCGGGACGATCGGCATCCTCTGGTGCCGCGCCACCAATTCGCTGGCCGAGCTGCGCCGGGTGTCATGGCGGGTCTATGTCTTCGGCACGCTCGGGCTGTTTGGCTACCACGCGCTCTATTTCTCGGCCCTGCGGCTTGCCCCGGCGGCCGAGGCCGGACTCATTGCCTATCTCTGGCCGCTGCTGATCGTGCTGTTCTCGGGCCTGCTGCCCGGCGAATCCCTGCGTCCCGGGCATCTTGCGGGTGCCCTGCTCAGCTTTGCCGGGGCGGCGCTGATCCTGACCGGCGCCGGTGATCTCGGCTTCAGGGCGCAATATCTGCCGGGCTATGGGCTCGCGCTGCTCTGCGCTCTCACCTGGTCGGGTTACTCGGTGCTTTCGCGGCTCGTCGGCCATGCGCCGACCAGTTCGGTCGCGGTGTTCTGCCTGCTGAGCGCATTGCTGTCGCTGCTGCTGCATCTCGTCTTCGAGCCGACCCGCTGGCCCGACGGCGCAACCGGGTGGCTTGCCACGCTCGGCCTCGGGCTCGGCCCGGTCGGGCTTGCGTTCTATCTCTGGGATGTGGGGGTGAAACGCGGGGATATTCAGCTTCTCGGCACCAGTTCCTATGCGGCGCCGCTGCTGTCCACGCTCATTCTGGTTCTCGCGGGCGTTGCCAGCGCCTCGTGGACGCTGGCTGTCGCCGCGCTGCTGATAACCGCCGGCGCCGTGGTCGCGGCCCGCGCCCGCCGGCGGGATTGA
- a CDS encoding tRNA1(Val) (adenine(37)-N6)-methyltransferase: MMIESFAEDALSRDGFLGGRLRLRQPCKGYRAGADPVLLAASIPARSGERVLDLGCGAGAAMLCLGARVPDLCLVGVEIQPAYAALARRNAAENGIPAMVHVADLSALPAPLRQAEFDHVIANPPYFRAGAHSRARDEGRALALGGGEELGAWVAAAARRLAARGCFHVIQRVARLPELLAACAQARLGSVELLPLSARAGREPELAILRARKGGRAAFRQHWPLVLHEGTHRTSREDYRPDIAAVLRDGAPLPWPA, translated from the coding sequence ATGATGATCGAAAGTTTTGCCGAGGACGCGCTGAGCCGTGATGGTTTCCTTGGCGGCCGGCTGCGGCTGCGGCAGCCGTGCAAGGGCTATCGCGCGGGGGCTGATCCGGTCCTGCTGGCGGCCAGCATCCCGGCGCGGAGCGGAGAGCGGGTGCTTGACCTCGGCTGCGGGGCCGGGGCGGCGATGCTGTGCCTTGGGGCGCGCGTTCCGGATCTCTGCCTTGTCGGGGTCGAGATCCAGCCGGCCTATGCCGCGCTTGCGCGACGCAATGCCGCAGAAAACGGCATTCCCGCCATGGTCCATGTCGCTGACCTTTCGGCCCTGCCCGCGCCGCTGCGGCAGGCGGAGTTCGACCATGTGATCGCCAATCCGCCGTATTTCAGGGCAGGTGCCCACAGCCGTGCGCGCGACGAGGGGCGGGCGCTGGCGCTCGGCGGCGGGGAGGAGCTTGGCGCCTGGGTCGCGGCGGCGGCACGGCGGCTGGCGGCGCGGGGCTGTTTCCACGTGATCCAGCGGGTTGCGCGGCTGCCCGAACTGCTTGCGGCCTGTGCGCAGGCGCGGCTCGGGTCGGTCGAACTGCTGCCGCTTTCGGCGCGCGCGGGGCGGGAGCCCGAACTGGCCATCCTGCGGGCCCGCAAGGGCGGACGGGCGGCATTCCGCCAGCATTGGCCGCTCGTACTGCACGAGGGCACGCACCGCACGAGCCGCGAGGATTACCGCCCGGACATCGCGGCGGTGCTGCGGGACGGCGCGCCGTTGCCCTGGCCGGCATGA
- the rpsD gene encoding 30S ribosomal protein S4 — MTRRTSAKYKIDRRMGENIWGRPKSPVNRREYGPGQHGQRRRGKMSDFGTQLRAKQKLKGYYGDVPEKQFRRIFAEAERMRGDTGENLIGLLERRLDAVVYRAKFVPTIFAARQFVNHGHVLVNGQRVNIASYRVSEGDVIEVREKSRQLAVLLEAVQLAERDVPDYVEADHSKMTARFVRTPSLGDVPYAAIMEPHLVVEFYAKN, encoded by the coding sequence GTGACCAGACGCACGTCTGCCAAATACAAGATCGATCGCCGCATGGGCGAAAACATCTGGGGACGCCCCAAGTCCCCGGTGAACCGCCGCGAATACGGCCCCGGCCAGCACGGGCAGCGCCGCCGCGGCAAGATGAGCGACTTCGGCACCCAGCTGCGCGCGAAGCAGAAGCTCAAGGGATATTACGGCGACGTGCCGGAAAAGCAGTTCCGCCGCATCTTTGCCGAGGCCGAGCGCATGCGCGGCGACACCGGTGAAAACCTGATCGGCCTGCTGGAGCGGCGCCTGGACGCGGTGGTCTATCGCGCCAAGTTCGTGCCGACCATCTTTGCCGCCCGCCAGTTCGTGAACCACGGCCATGTTCTGGTGAACGGGCAGCGCGTCAATATCGCCTCCTACCGGGTGAGCGAGGGCGACGTGATCGAGGTGCGCGAAAAGTCCAGGCAGCTTGCCGTGCTGCTCGAGGCGGTGCAACTCGCCGAGCGCGACGTGCCGGATTACGTCGAGGCGGACCACAGCAAGATGACCGCGCGGTTCGTGCGCACGCCTTCGCTGGGCGACGTGCCCTATGCGGCGATCATGGAGCCGCATCTGGTCGTCGAATTCTACGCCAAGAACTGA
- a CDS encoding acetyl-CoA C-acetyltransferase has protein sequence MTNVVIASAARTGVGSFLGSFANTPAHDLGAAMLEAVVARAGIDKSEVSETILGQVLTAAQGQNPARQAHIKAGLPQESAAWLVNQVCGSGLRSIALAAQHIQLGDAEIVAAGGQENMSMAPHAANLRQGQKMGDLKYIDTMIRDGLWDAFNGYHMGNTAENVAGQWQISREQQDEFAVASQNKAEAAQSAGKFKDEIVPFTIKTRKGDVVMESDEYIRHGANIEAMQKLRPAFTKEGTVTAGNASGINDGAAGVLLMSADNAEKRGIEPLARIVSYATVGLDPSIMGVGPIGASRKALEKAGWKASDLDLVEANEAFAAQACAVNKDMGWDPEIVNVNGGSIAIGHPIGASGARILNTLLFELKRRNAKRGLATLCIGGGMGIALCVERP, from the coding sequence AACCGGGGTCGGAAGTTTCCTCGGCAGTTTCGCCAATACCCCCGCCCATGACCTTGGCGCGGCGATGCTCGAAGCGGTGGTCGCACGCGCCGGCATCGACAAATCCGAAGTCAGCGAGACCATCCTCGGGCAGGTGCTGACCGCGGCGCAGGGGCAGAACCCGGCGCGCCAGGCGCATATCAAGGCCGGCCTGCCGCAGGAAAGCGCCGCCTGGCTGGTCAATCAGGTCTGCGGCTCGGGGCTGCGCTCGATCGCGCTGGCCGCCCAGCACATCCAGCTTGGCGATGCCGAAATCGTCGCCGCCGGCGGGCAGGAAAACATGTCGATGGCCCCCCATGCCGCCAATCTGCGGCAGGGCCAGAAGATGGGCGACCTGAAATATATCGACACGATGATTCGCGACGGGCTCTGGGACGCTTTCAACGGCTATCACATGGGCAACACCGCCGAGAACGTGGCCGGCCAGTGGCAAATCAGCCGCGAACAGCAGGACGAATTCGCCGTCGCCAGCCAGAACAAGGCCGAAGCCGCCCAGAGCGCCGGCAAGTTCAAGGACGAGATCGTCCCCTTCACCATCAAGACCCGCAAGGGCGACGTGGTGATGGAAAGCGACGAATATATCCGTCACGGCGCCAATATCGAGGCCATGCAGAAGCTGCGCCCGGCCTTCACCAAGGAAGGCACCGTCACTGCCGGCAACGCCAGCGGCATCAACGACGGCGCGGCCGGAGTGCTGCTGATGAGTGCCGACAACGCCGAAAAGCGCGGGATCGAACCGCTGGCGCGGATCGTGTCCTACGCCACGGTCGGGCTCGACCCCTCGATCATGGGCGTCGGTCCGATCGGTGCCAGCCGCAAGGCGCTGGAAAAGGCCGGCTGGAAAGCCTCGGACCTCGACCTGGTCGAAGCCAACGAAGCCTTTGCCGCGCAGGCCTGCGCCGTCAACAAGGACATGGGCTGGGATCCCGAGATCGTGAATGTGAACGGCGGTTCGATCGCCATCGGGCACCCGATCGGCGCCTCGGGCGCGCGCATCCTGAACACGCTGCTGTTCGAACTGAAGCGGCGCAACGCCAAGCGCGGCCTCGCCACGCTCTGCATCGGCGGCGGCATGGGCATCGCCCTGTGCGTCGAGCGCCCCTGA